One window of Leucobacter komagatae genomic DNA carries:
- a CDS encoding M50 family metallopeptidase — translation MTTVLLYALGILIIVLLLGISIALHEIGHLLPAKLFGVKVTQYMIGFGRTIWSRKKGETEYGVKMLPLGGYVAMIGMYPPSKPGEAPRESTTGFLNSVVEDAPVKVGKKHGETIVDEITRVGDVGPADAANAPGDAGAVGHDDAEYRRGLAGWVDEARDASAETIPEGEDHRSFYRLPVWKKIIVMAGGPLMNLLLAFLFFGIVISGFGVAQSSTTLSHVSECLVPAGSTQTSCSTDDPAAPAAAAGLRPGDTLVAVNGQPIEGWEAFRATVASSPGVTLQVEIERDGKTETLALTPEANERILVDASGKALLNEDGTPKTESVGMIGASPGSEVVQRPITEVPAFVGENVKNVAGVILNLPSRLVDVWQAAFGSEERDPNGPMGVVGVGRLAGEVVSMDEVPFSARAQFIFSLAGSLNVALFVFNLVPLMPLDGGHIAGAIYEAIKRGWARLRGKPDPGPVDTAKMVPITFVVVIALGAMSLLLMYADIVKPVALFG, via the coding sequence GTGACTACCGTTCTCCTCTACGCCCTCGGCATCCTCATCATCGTGCTGCTGCTTGGCATCTCGATCGCGCTGCACGAAATCGGGCACCTGCTCCCCGCCAAGCTCTTTGGCGTGAAGGTGACGCAGTACATGATCGGCTTCGGGCGTACCATCTGGTCGCGCAAGAAGGGCGAGACCGAGTACGGCGTGAAGATGTTGCCGCTCGGCGGCTACGTCGCGATGATCGGGATGTACCCGCCCTCAAAGCCGGGGGAGGCGCCGCGCGAGTCCACCACCGGGTTTCTGAACTCGGTCGTCGAGGACGCGCCCGTTAAGGTCGGGAAGAAGCACGGCGAGACGATCGTCGACGAGATCACGCGGGTCGGGGACGTCGGGCCGGCGGACGCCGCTAACGCCCCTGGGGATGCCGGCGCCGTCGGACACGACGACGCCGAGTACCGTCGCGGGCTCGCGGGCTGGGTCGATGAGGCGCGCGACGCGAGCGCGGAGACGATCCCGGAGGGGGAGGATCACCGGTCGTTCTACAGGCTCCCAGTCTGGAAGAAGATCATCGTGATGGCGGGCGGGCCGCTCATGAACCTGCTGCTCGCGTTCCTGTTCTTCGGTATCGTCATCTCGGGGTTTGGTGTCGCGCAATCGAGCACCACGCTCTCTCACGTGAGCGAGTGCCTCGTGCCCGCGGGCAGCACGCAGACGAGCTGCAGCACCGACGACCCGGCGGCGCCGGCTGCGGCCGCGGGTCTCAGGCCGGGCGACACGCTCGTTGCCGTCAACGGGCAGCCAATCGAGGGGTGGGAAGCGTTCCGCGCGACCGTTGCGTCGTCGCCCGGCGTCACGCTGCAGGTCGAGATTGAGCGCGACGGGAAGACTGAGACGCTCGCGCTCACACCCGAGGCGAACGAGCGCATCCTCGTCGACGCGAGCGGCAAGGCCCTGCTGAATGAAGATGGCACGCCGAAGACCGAGAGCGTCGGCATGATCGGTGCTTCGCCAGGTTCCGAAGTCGTGCAGCGGCCGATCACCGAGGTGCCGGCCTTCGTTGGCGAGAACGTCAAGAACGTTGCCGGCGTCATCTTGAACCTCCCGTCGCGCCTGGTCGACGTGTGGCAGGCGGCGTTTGGTAGCGAGGAGCGAGACCCGAACGGGCCGATGGGCGTCGTCGGCGTCGGAAGGCTCGCGGGTGAGGTCGTGAGCATGGACGAGGTGCCGTTCTCGGCTCGCGCCCAGTTCATCTTTAGCCTCGCGGGCTCTCTCAACGTGGCGCTGTTCGTGTTCAACCTTGTGCCGCTCATGCCGCTCGACGGCGGGCACATTGCCGGCGCGATCTACGAGGCGATCAAGCGTGGGTGGGCGCGGCTGCGCGGCAAGCCCGACCCGGGCCCCGTTGACACCGCGAAGATGGTGCCCATTACGTTTGTCGTCGTGATCGCCCTCGGCGCGATGAGCCTGCTGCTCATGTACGCGGATATTGTGAAGCCTGTCGCACTATTCGGCTAA
- the gcvH gene encoding glycine cleavage system protein GcvH: MSQVHAGFRYSEEHEWIDEQSPATVGVSQVAADALGDVVYIELPEVGKQLTAGEVCGEIESTKSVSDLYSPVTGEVVEINDAVVADPALVNSDPYGAAWLFRVAVTAEGPLLSAEEYAAANDATVA, from the coding sequence ATGAGCCAGGTACACGCAGGATTCCGCTACTCCGAAGAGCACGAGTGGATCGATGAGCAGAGCCCCGCAACCGTCGGCGTCAGCCAGGTCGCGGCCGACGCGCTCGGCGACGTCGTCTACATCGAGCTGCCCGAGGTTGGCAAGCAGCTCACCGCGGGCGAGGTCTGCGGCGAGATCGAGTCGACGAAGTCGGTCTCTGACCTCTACAGCCCCGTCACGGGCGAGGTCGTCGAGATCAACGACGCCGTCGTCGCTGACCCCGCGCTCGTGAACAGCGACCCGTACGGTGCGGCGTGGCTGTTCCGCGTTGCCGTCACCGCTGAGGGCCCGCTGCTCTCAGCAGAGGAGTACGCCGCCGCGAACGACGCAACCGTCGCGTAG
- the gcvT gene encoding glycine cleavage system aminomethyltransferase GcvT, which produces MTENITAQPKHTSLHGEHEKLGASFTDFGGWDMPLKYGSELAEHRAVRETAGLFDLSHMGEVWVSGDDAAAFLNTALVGNFAVTAVGKAKYSLIVNAEGGIVDDLIVYRIAETRYLVVPNAGNAPTVARLLTERAEGFAVEVTDASADTALIAVQGPNSEAIVRAVVATDDERAAVAGLAYYAWTAVTVAGIDVLLARTGYTGEDGFELYIPADRAPELWQLLLTAGESHGLTPCGLASRDSLRLEAGMPLYGNELNVDTTPFEANLGGVVSFKKTENFVGRAALEAAKEAGSRRVLVGLKGLGRRAGRGGYAVFTPLSEVTDEAPREIGVITSGQPSPTLGHPIALAKLDVSFAEPGTTVEVDLRGKREPFEVVALPFYKRGA; this is translated from the coding sequence ATGACTGAGAACATCACGGCACAGCCCAAGCACACCTCGCTGCACGGCGAGCACGAGAAGCTCGGCGCATCGTTCACCGATTTCGGCGGATGGGACATGCCCCTGAAGTACGGCAGCGAGCTCGCGGAGCACCGCGCTGTTCGCGAGACCGCCGGTCTCTTTGACCTGTCGCACATGGGTGAGGTCTGGGTGTCGGGCGACGACGCCGCTGCATTCCTGAACACCGCCCTCGTCGGCAACTTCGCCGTGACGGCTGTCGGCAAGGCGAAGTACTCGCTCATCGTGAACGCCGAGGGCGGCATCGTCGACGACCTCATCGTCTACCGCATCGCCGAGACGCGCTACCTCGTCGTGCCGAACGCGGGCAACGCCCCGACGGTCGCGCGCCTCCTCACCGAGCGCGCCGAGGGCTTCGCGGTCGAAGTCACCGACGCGTCTGCCGACACCGCGCTCATCGCCGTGCAGGGACCGAACTCAGAGGCGATTGTGCGCGCCGTCGTCGCAACCGACGACGAGCGCGCCGCGGTCGCGGGCCTCGCGTACTACGCGTGGACGGCGGTCACGGTCGCGGGTATTGACGTGCTGCTCGCGCGCACCGGCTACACGGGCGAGGACGGCTTCGAGCTGTACATCCCGGCCGACCGCGCGCCCGAGCTCTGGCAGCTGCTGCTCACCGCGGGCGAGAGCCACGGCCTCACCCCTTGCGGCCTCGCCTCGCGCGACTCGCTGCGCCTCGAGGCGGGCATGCCGCTCTACGGCAACGAGCTGAACGTCGACACGACACCGTTCGAGGCGAACCTCGGCGGCGTTGTCTCGTTCAAGAAGACCGAGAACTTCGTCGGGCGCGCCGCGCTCGAGGCGGCGAAGGAAGCGGGATCGCGCCGCGTGCTCGTCGGGCTGAAGGGCCTCGGACGCCGCGCGGGTCGCGGCGGCTACGCGGTCTTCACCCCGCTGTCCGAGGTCACCGACGAGGCGCCGCGCGAGATCGGCGTCATCACGAGCGGGCAGCCCAGCCCGACCCTCGGCCACCCGATCGCCCTCGCGAAGCTCGACGTGAGCTTCGCCGAGCCGGGCACGACCGTCGAGGTCGACCTGCGCGGCAAGCGTGAGCCGTTCGAGGTCGTCGCGCTCCCGTTCTACAAGCGCGGCGCGTAG
- a CDS encoding L-serine ammonia-lyase, with translation MAISVFDLFTVGIGPSSSHTVGPMRAGHAFVAGIAARGQLDGVAGLRVDLFGSLAATGHGHGTFTAVLLGLEGFDPETVLPSEVEAALSRIEETGELRVGAELGDAALGAGPAVVPFGVADMVLRPLTVLETHTNGMRFAALDAAGEVLDDQTYYSVGGGFIVRDGAEEKILDRLAEQLAEQPYPFTTAAELLVHSESNGLSIAEVMFQNELVSRDEESICSGLAHIWDVMEECKNSALTRTGVLPGGLNVRRRAPEWHRKLSEQDPDRDPVFWQEWINLVALAVNEENASGGRVVTAPTNGAAGIIPAVLFYATHYAPGAATWSAEEKQRVVVDFLLAAAAVGVLFKEQASISGAEVGCQGEVGSASSMAAAGLAQILGGTPQQVENAAEIAMEHNLGLTCDPIGGLVQIPCIERNAIAASKAINAAKMALMGDGEHHVTLDEVIITMRETGKDMSDKYKETARGGLAVNVIEC, from the coding sequence GTGGCGATCAGCGTATTCGATCTATTTACCGTCGGGATCGGGCCATCGAGCTCCCATACCGTCGGGCCGATGCGCGCCGGTCACGCGTTCGTGGCGGGCATCGCCGCGCGCGGCCAGCTTGACGGGGTGGCCGGGCTGCGGGTGGACCTCTTCGGTTCGCTCGCGGCCACCGGCCACGGGCACGGCACCTTCACCGCCGTGCTGCTCGGGCTCGAGGGGTTCGACCCCGAAACCGTGCTGCCGAGCGAGGTCGAGGCTGCGCTCTCCCGGATCGAAGAAACCGGCGAGCTGCGGGTCGGCGCCGAACTCGGCGATGCGGCCCTCGGGGCGGGGCCGGCGGTCGTGCCGTTCGGCGTCGCCGACATGGTGCTCCGCCCGCTGACGGTGCTCGAGACGCACACGAACGGCATGCGGTTCGCGGCGCTCGACGCCGCGGGCGAAGTGCTCGACGACCAGACCTACTACTCGGTCGGCGGCGGCTTCATCGTGCGCGACGGGGCCGAGGAGAAGATTCTCGACCGCCTCGCCGAGCAGCTCGCGGAGCAGCCATACCCGTTCACCACGGCCGCGGAGCTGCTCGTGCACAGCGAGTCGAACGGGCTGAGCATCGCTGAGGTGATGTTCCAGAACGAACTCGTGAGCCGCGACGAGGAGAGCATCTGCAGCGGCCTCGCCCACATCTGGGACGTGATGGAGGAGTGTAAGAACTCCGCCCTCACCCGCACCGGCGTGCTGCCCGGTGGGCTGAACGTGCGCCGGCGCGCGCCAGAGTGGCACCGCAAGCTGAGCGAACAGGATCCTGATCGCGACCCCGTGTTCTGGCAGGAGTGGATCAACCTTGTCGCCCTCGCCGTGAACGAGGAGAACGCGTCTGGCGGGCGCGTCGTTACCGCGCCGACGAACGGCGCGGCCGGCATCATCCCCGCGGTGCTCTTCTACGCGACGCACTACGCGCCGGGCGCCGCGACCTGGAGCGCGGAAGAGAAGCAGCGCGTCGTCGTCGACTTCCTGCTCGCCGCGGCCGCCGTCGGCGTGCTCTTCAAAGAACAGGCGTCGATCTCGGGCGCCGAGGTCGGCTGCCAGGGCGAGGTCGGTTCCGCATCGTCGATGGCGGCAGCGGGCCTCGCGCAGATCCTCGGAGGTACGCCGCAGCAGGTCGAGAACGCCGCCGAGATCGCGATGGAGCACAACCTCGGGCTCACGTGCGACCCGATCGGCGGGCTCGTGCAGATCCCGTGCATCGAGCGCAACGCGATCGCCGCATCGAAGGCGATCAACGCCGCGAAGATGGCGCTCATGGGCGACGGCGAGCACCACGTCACGCTCGACGAAGTCATCATCACGATGCGCGAGACGGGCAAGGACATGAGTGACAAGTACAAGGAGACCGCGCGCGGCGGGCTCGCCGTCAACGTCATCGAGTGCTGA